A region from the Mycolicibacterium litorale genome encodes:
- a CDS encoding MMPL family transporter, translated as MAGRFSWVVALLVVVVSGGLMGLLGGGESSSQSPVSVPADAESAKVDALRAEFPGGDQAPAILVVTRTDDAPLSPADVAATEAARQRMLGAAQSAPSGPPVLVSEDDKAAIATVPLAADLSGFGLNDAVKALREAATDGLPADLRAEVTGGPAFGADIADSFSGANFTLLAVTAAVVALLLIVTYRSPVLFLVPLVVIGFADRVAAVVGTAIAEGVGMTPDGSTSGITSVLVFGAGTNYALLLISRYREELGRNGDHREALAVAVRAAGPAILASNATVVLALLTLVFATAPSTRSLGVQAASGLVVAAVFVLLVLPALLRLFGKKLFWPLIPKEGAAALTDSGLWHRIASSVARRPARVAVVSIGALAVLCTGLLFTPIGLTQTEQFRVQAESVTGYETLADHFPSGLTDPTRVIGASDRAREIQRAITDTDGVVSANPAGTSASGLTQWSVVLSAEPASEEAFASVDALRENVRAADSTALVGGSDAQARDISTAAARDRLVVIPTILAVVLVVLYVLLRSALAPLILVGVTVLSALAALGLGGWASVHLFGFPALDNSTPLFAFLFLVALGVDYTIFLVTRAREETPEYGTREGIVRAVSATGAVITSAGIVLAAVFCVLGVLPLIVLTQLGIIVGLGILLDTFLVRTVIIPALFTLIGPKIWWPALRAKP; from the coding sequence ATGGCCGGTCGTTTCTCCTGGGTCGTGGCGCTGCTGGTGGTCGTCGTCTCCGGCGGGCTGATGGGTCTGCTGGGCGGCGGGGAGTCGAGTTCGCAGTCCCCGGTGTCGGTGCCCGCCGATGCCGAGTCGGCGAAGGTCGACGCACTGCGCGCCGAGTTCCCCGGCGGCGATCAGGCCCCGGCGATCCTCGTCGTCACCCGCACCGACGACGCACCCCTGTCCCCCGCCGACGTGGCCGCCACCGAGGCCGCCCGCCAGCGCATGCTCGGCGCCGCGCAGAGCGCCCCGTCCGGGCCTCCGGTGCTGGTGTCCGAAGACGACAAGGCGGCCATCGCCACGGTCCCGCTGGCCGCGGACTTGTCCGGGTTCGGCCTCAACGACGCGGTCAAAGCGCTACGCGAGGCGGCCACCGACGGTCTACCCGCCGACCTGCGGGCCGAGGTGACCGGTGGGCCGGCGTTCGGCGCGGACATCGCCGACTCGTTCTCCGGCGCCAACTTCACCCTGCTGGCGGTGACGGCCGCCGTCGTGGCGCTCCTGCTGATCGTGACGTACCGCTCACCGGTGCTGTTCCTGGTGCCGCTGGTGGTGATCGGCTTCGCCGACCGGGTGGCCGCCGTGGTGGGCACCGCGATCGCCGAAGGCGTCGGTATGACGCCCGACGGCTCCACCTCCGGCATCACCAGCGTGCTCGTGTTCGGCGCCGGCACCAACTACGCGCTGCTGCTGATCTCGCGCTACCGGGAGGAACTGGGCCGCAACGGCGATCACCGCGAAGCCCTGGCCGTCGCCGTGCGCGCCGCGGGCCCGGCGATCCTGGCTAGCAACGCCACCGTGGTGCTGGCCCTGCTGACGCTGGTGTTCGCGACGGCGCCGAGCACCCGCAGCCTCGGCGTCCAGGCGGCGTCGGGGCTCGTCGTGGCGGCGGTCTTCGTGCTGCTCGTGCTGCCCGCGCTGCTTCGCCTGTTCGGCAAGAAGCTGTTCTGGCCGCTCATCCCGAAGGAGGGTGCCGCCGCGCTCACCGACAGCGGACTGTGGCACCGCATCGCCTCGTCGGTGGCGCGCCGCCCCGCCCGGGTCGCCGTGGTGTCGATCGGGGCGCTGGCCGTCCTGTGCACCGGTCTGCTGTTCACCCCGATCGGGCTGACGCAGACCGAGCAGTTCCGGGTGCAGGCCGAATCGGTGACCGGTTACGAGACCCTGGCCGACCACTTCCCCAGCGGGTTGACCGATCCGACCCGGGTCATCGGCGCGTCGGACCGGGCCCGCGAGATCCAGCGCGCGATCACCGACACCGACGGCGTCGTCTCGGCGAACCCGGCGGGCACCTCAGCGAGCGGACTGACGCAGTGGTCGGTGGTGTTGTCGGCCGAACCGGCCTCGGAGGAGGCGTTCGCCAGCGTCGACGCGCTGCGCGAAAACGTACGCGCCGCGGATTCCACCGCGCTGGTCGGCGGCTCCGACGCCCAGGCCCGCGACATCAGCACCGCCGCCGCGCGCGACCGTCTGGTCGTGATCCCGACCATCCTGGCCGTGGTGCTCGTCGTGCTCTACGTGCTGCTGCGCTCCGCGCTGGCGCCGCTGATCCTGGTGGGTGTGACGGTGCTGAGCGCACTGGCCGCCCTCGGTCTCGGCGGCTGGGCGAGCGTGCACCTGTTCGGCTTCCCGGCGCTGGACAACTCGACGCCGCTGTTCGCGTTCCTGTTTCTCGTCGCACTCGGCGTGGACTACACGATCTTCCTGGTCACCAGGGCGCGGGAGGAGACGCCGGAGTACGGCACCCGGGAGGGCATCGTGCGGGCGGTGTCGGCGACCGGCGCCGTCATCACCAGTGCGGGCATCGTGCTCGCCGCGGTGTTCTGTGTCCTCGGTGTGCTGCCGCTGATCGTGCTGACCCAGCTCGGCATCATCGTCGGCCTCGGCATCCTGCTCGACACGTTCCTGGTGCGCACGGTCATCATCCCCGCCCTGTTCACGCTGATCGGGCCGAAGATCTGGTGGCCAGCTCTGCGCGCGAAGCCGTGA